In Falco biarmicus isolate bFalBia1 chromosome 7, bFalBia1.pri, whole genome shotgun sequence, a single window of DNA contains:
- the GOLM2 gene encoding protein GOLM2 isoform X2: MVGFGANRRGGRLPSLVFVALLVVIAILAFNCWNASSRQALLQEELAELQSQAKRTEVARGRLEKRNSDLMGKVDSHKKQLEQKEADYSHLSSQLQARDGQVKKCEDSKIKLQNNVSYQMADIHRLKEQLAELRQEFIRQEDQLHEYKKNNTYLTRRLEYDSLQCGQQIKEMRLQHEENMKKLMDQVLREQKATQKMQSSKDTEVSPNNDDQVISKTVPEAEDKNTVKSEQPSDHAVNGKEKIKPGGDAGMPEIEDNDAAKAEDTPTALKKPLISAPKSESHQPVINLPTEQPHAPNLAPGLHSDNDGNADIAKQIPPNSLQRLNFEENMENQKEHKIEADHIKIPKGRISDLQKMKQNDEERDLQNDLVDYGKPRFSDGVL, translated from the exons ATGGTGGGCTTCGGGGCCAACCGGAGGGGCGGCCGTCTGCCTTCCCTTGTCTTCGTGGCGCTGCTGGTGGTGATCGCCATCCTCGCCTTCAACTGCTGGAACGCCTCGTCCCGCCaggccctgctgcaggaggagctggccgagctgcagagccaggccAAGCGCACCGAGGTGGCCAGGGGCCGCCTGGAGAAGAGGAACTCGGACCTGATGGGCAAGGTGGATTCCCACAagaagcagctggagcagaaggaGGCCGACTACAGCCACctgagcagccagctgcaggccAGGGACGGCCAGGTGAAGAAGTGCGAGGACAGCAAG attaAGCTGCAGAACAACGTCTCATATCAAATGGCAGACATACATCGTTTAAAGG AGCAACTAGCGGAATTACGTCAGGAATTCATTCGCCAGGAAGATCAGCTTCACGAGTACAAGAAGAACAATACTTACCTTACAAGGAGACTGGAATATGATAG TctgcagtgtgggcagcagaTCAAAGAAATGAGACTGCAACAcgaagaaaacatgaagaaattaatGGACCAAGTTTTGCGGGAACAAAAG GCCACACAAAAAATGCAGTCGAGTAAAGACACTGAAGTAAGTCCTAATAATGATGACCAGGTGATATCTAAGACTGTTCCAGAGGCAGAAGATAAAAACACAGTAAAGAGTGAGCAGCCTTCAGATCATGCTGTAAATGGCAAAG AGAAAATCAAACCAGGAGGAGATGCAGGCATGCCTGAAATAGAGGATAATGACGCTGCTAAAGCTGAAGATACGCCCACTG ctttaaagAAGCCACTTATTTCAGCTCCTAAAAGTGAAAGTCATCAACCTGTTATAAATCTTCCAACGGAACAGCCCCATGCTCCAAACCTGGCACCAG GTTTGCACAGTGACAATGACGGAAACGCTGATATCGCGAAACAGATACCTCCAAATTCTCTCCAGCGCttaaattttgaagaaaatatggaaaatcagaaagaacataaaattgAGGCAGACCATATAAAAATTCCAAAGGGCAGAATTAGTGACttgcagaaaatgaag